From Bradysia coprophila strain Holo2 chromosome IV unlocalized genomic scaffold, BU_Bcop_v1 contig_5, whole genome shotgun sequence, one genomic window encodes:
- the LOC119072083 gene encoding bcl-2-related ovarian killer protein, with amino-acid sequence MLLEHEDTFQDNKKSWKKPRSSKFIPSGEDIITEGKCLCGQYIRARLRRAGFLNRKVTQRLRTMLDTPATFSTREIFPALNAMGEELERMHPRIYSNVSRQLSRAAFGELQCADTAPFLLHAAAKELFKNEINWGKIISMFAIAGGLAVDIVRQGHYEYLHRLIDGTGDVIEEDLLPWLRDNGSFYGLLDHIRPAVPEQSFLNWFTLCVAIIFVLYVITYTIKTIGSSVYSFLV; translated from the exons ATGCTGCTAGAACACGAAGATACATTCcaagacaataaaaaatcatGGAAGAAGCCGAGATCATCGAAATTCATTCCATCTGGAGAGGACATCATTACCGAG GGCAAATGTCTTTGTGGTCAGTACATTCGGGCCCGATTAAGACGTGCGGGATTTTTGAATAGGAAGGTAACTCAACGCTTACGTACAATGTTAGACACACCAGCTACATTTTCAACTAGAGAAATTTTTCCGGCATTAAATGCG ATGGGGGAGGAGCTCGAACGAATGCATCCCAGAATTTATTCGAATGTATCACGGCAACTGTCACGAGCTGCATTTGGAGAATTACAG tGTGCCGATACTGCCCCATTTCTTCTTCATGCCGCAGCTAaagaattattcaaaaatgaaataaattgggGAAAAATAATCTCAATGTTTGCAATAGCCGGCGGTCTAGCCGTGGACATTGTACGTCAAGGCCATTACGAATATTTGCACCGGTTGATCGATGGTACTGGCGATGTTATCGAAGAAGATCTGTTGCCATGGTTACGGGACAATGGTAGTTTCTACGGTCTGCTCGACCACATTCGGCCAGCTGTACCGGAACAGTCATTTCTCAATTGGTTTACATTGTGCGTTGCCATAATATTCGTACTGTATGTTATC